Genomic DNA from Oceaniferula marina:
ACCTATTTTGCCGATACCCGCGAGGCCGATTTTTCTGCATGTGGCAGTGATCGGCAATGGGCAAGCAACTCGGCCAGTGCCATCGATCGCCACACCCGCGACGACCACTACTGGCGACTCTGGGCAGTTATTGCCTTGCTTTGCATCTTAGGAGCCTGGTTCTACACGCACAACAAAGACCGAGAAAAGGAGTAACCTAGAACTACTGCCAGAGCTTATATAACTCCAAATCCCGCTCGGCAGCAGGCAGGTTTTCATGATTCAACTCACGGTACACCTCTACCCGCTTTCGAAGCATTGCTTCATCGCTAAATGGAAAGTGGGGTTCGTAATCAAGGATGACTGGTAGCAAGTCCTCAGCTTCAAGACGTTTCGCCAGCGTCCAGCGCAATCTCATCCGATAGGTTTCGGCAAGGTAGGTATTGAATGGTTTTTCCATTTTCTCAAGCAGCGCTTGTTCCTGGCCTTTCATTTGCTCAGGATTTTCCAAACGCTGAATCAGCTGCTTCAAACACAACTCGACATGTCCCCGCAAGCACCAAATGTGATGGTTCAATGAGTTGATCAAAGCCTTGATCTCCCTATCTTCTGCAGAGGTATTGCTCGTACCCCAAAAATAGACAAGCCGAAGAGCGTGATAATCCAGTGGCATACTTTCTTTAAATCGCTCGCAGTATTCCAAGCTTCGCTCATGCTTGGCCTGCACCAACGTCCTGGCCCAGATAATCTCTTCCACCGAATTGACCGGATCAAAGGAATAACCTTGGTCTTGCTTAAGCCTATTCCCCAACTGCTTCAGCAACTGGTGCCTCTCAATCGCTGTTTCACTATCAAACCAATCCACGCCCTTCCATATTCCGGTATTCCTTTCCATGGTCATGGCAACCGTGGCCATTGCATAGGCATAGCGCTCTTCATTAAGTTGACCATCGTAGTCATCGAGCACCATTCCCCGTTTCATGGCTTCATTCAAGATCTCATGGATAGGGTGCTCAAGAACGCTCGAGCCCCCGGTTCGGGCCACCCTGAACTCGAGCAGGTTTTGATCATCGGTATTGATTGCATCATTCCTAGAAGCCAATTCGTCGACATATTTCGAACCTGCAATCGCATGCGCCAGCACACCCTCGATCGACCTCACCCCCCAAGCATAATCTACCCCCAGCTTAAAGGGATATTGCGCAAACTTCTGGCGCATCTTGGTTAAACTCCATTTCCGTTTTTGTTTGCTGCATACAACGACAACATCCCCACCCAAGGTCTGGTAGGCGCACACGTGCGGAAACACCGAGCGAAGGGTCACCAATATAAGCTCTACACTCTCTACTTCAATTTCATAGGCCTGCAGCCATTGCATAAATAGCCCGTCGTCCTGCAACTTATCGGAAACCGATCGATAATAATCCTGTGTGTACAGATTGGCCACCCCAACCCGCTGAGGATTGGACGGCTCGGAGGCAATCAGATCATAGCGTTTGCCCTTGCTTGTCATCAGACTCTCGCGGGCATCCCCAATCACAACATTCACCTTCGGATGGTTCACCATGTCATGGTTCACAGAAGCGTAATACCTAGCGCATTCAAGTAGATGAGGTTCGAGTTCAAACACATCAACCGACTCAATACTCTCTACCTCTGCCAACCAACCAACCGAAGTTCCAGTTCCCACACCAATCACGCATGCCTGTTTCGGCTCTCCTGGGTGAAGCAAAGCACCTAACATGGGAAGCATGATTTGCGTTCCCGCATCTCCCAAGGCAGTTCCGTCACTTTTTCCATTACTTAGCAATGCCATGTCCATTCCCACCGCCAAAGATCCTGACATCTCACGACCATCAAACTGATAGATCGTATCCCGCTTCATCTCTCGTTTTTCATGCTCAATCTCCACTAAGCTTTCATTGGGATGAATAGCAGAACGCCCAAAGCCAATCGGGTTCTGCAACCAATAAACCGACAAGCCGCTCCCCTGAATCAAACCCAGCACCGTCATGCCAGCCAAAACAGCAGCCAATGAAGCCGTCTTCCATTCACGCATCCGATAACTCCCCAGCACCACAAGCAGAGCCACAGCCAAAGCAAGTATCACCGCCCAAAACCAACTCACAGATATCCCCAAGCCTGGCACCAAAACAAAACCACCCAAAATCGATCCCAGAACCGCCCCGGCGGTATTAAAGGCATAGACGTTGCCAAGTTGCCGACCAACACCCTGCCGGCCTCTTCCGACCAGAGAAAGGATCAAAGGAAACTGAATCCCAGCCACCATCGAAGCCGGAAAAACCAACAAGCCGGCGATCACAAACCAGACCCACAAACGATCGCCAAAAGGATAACCCATGTATCCATTCTGCAGCACATTGCAAAACCGGGCAAATCCATCACCCCAAATATAAGGCAGAGCCATCGCCAAAGCAAAACACACCGAGACCAAGGCCAACAAGCCGTAACTCGGCCTGACATAATTCAACATCTGCGAGTATACCACGCCCCCCAGACTCATTCCCAGCAACACCACAACTAGGATCAATCCAAAGTTGTAAACAGATCCACCCAACAGTGGAATTGATGAGCGAAACCAGAGGATTTCAAACACAAAAAACAAAAAGCCACTCAGTCCAGCAAGAGAATACAGCCCCCAGGCATTGCGAGTCTCTGCTCCCGAACCTTTTTCTTCACCCGCTGTTGCCTGTTTCCGTTTTCCTTCCCCCAACGCAACCAGCCAATACGCTACCCCGCCAAGCAGCAAGTTGACCCCAGCAGCCAATAGCAACGCCTGTGTGTTCCCCCACGCTTCCAATAAATAAAAATTCGTCACATACGCCCCACAAACGGCACCGGCAATATTCAAGCCATACAGCGCAGCACTCGACTGCCTCACCTCATCTTCGTCTGTTTGCACTAGACGAATCGCAGCGGGCAAGGTTCCCCCCATCAAAAAACACGGCAGACCCATCACCCATATCGAAATCAACATCTGCAACACAAGTGCCCACGTCCCCAATGACTGAAGCCCACCCGTCATGTAATACAACTTTTGCCCCAAGCCCAATAGAACAGGACTCATCAGCACACTAAGACCAATCAAGAACTCGAGCCTGGCATAAAACCTCCCCGGCGTCTTCGTCTGATCCGCTTTTCGACCCAAGAACCAACTCCCAGCACCCAATGCCCCCATAAACACCGCCAGCACCGCCGAAGCAGCCAAGGTCGAACCTCCAAACACCAATCGAAATTCGCGTAGCCACACCACCTGATACGCCAAGGAACAAAAGCCGGAAAAAAATAAAAACAGGGCCACCGTAATGAGCCGTCGGGAGGGGGATATCATGGTGCTGGACACTAAGCCAATCTCCCACAAAATAGCAAACCCGTTCTCAACCAACCTCTTCTACCTCTTATTGAGGCCACCACACACGGCAAACGTGTCAGAAACGTTAACGGTATGTCTCCAAGCGCTGCAACATAGCCGTGATTTGTTCGCGTTCTAGCCGACTCCCCTTGTCTCGGTTCAAGGTATCGAGAAGCACTTCTTTCGCCTCGGTGTAACGTTTCGCTCTGGCCAGGTTTCGCGCATAATCCATGGCAAAGCGGACACGCTCTGGATCCAGCTGATACGCTCTCTCATAAGACGCCAACACCTCGGAAAAACTGCCCCCCCGCTTTTGCAGCAAACGTCCTAATAGGTTATGTGCACGCGCATAATCCGGATACTGCTTGATCGATTGGCGACACCAGTGCACGGCCTCGCCCCATTCACTCCGCCCGGCATATATCTGAGCCATGTTGTAACAGACGATGTGCTGGCTGGCATGCAACCGTAAGGCCTTTTGGTAATGCACCAATGCCAGATCATCCTCGCCCTGCATCCGATAGAGTGTTGCCAGATTCGTGTGCGCCGTGCCACTCCGAGGCTCCACCTTGACCCCGTGCGTAAAAAGTGCTGCGTCATCTTGCCAGACCTTGGATTGTTTGAAACTCAACAACGCAAAAAATACCACGATCATCGACAGCACGGCAATCGACATGTTCCTCAGCCCCCGCTGCAACGCGTCCAGATAGAGTGCCACCGGCACAGCCAGGCCTGCTAACGCTAAATAGCTATACCGATCCGCTGAAAACCCGGAACCAACATAAAAAACGCCTAACACAGGCGCCAAACAAACCAAAAACCATAACAAACCAATCACTCCACTCCGGTAGCGCATCCGAACCAGCCCCCCTCGAGTCAGAACCCCATAGCCAACCAACAATAAAACCAACACTCCACAGACCGTTAAAACTCCATACCTGATTCCTTCAGGATACGCATACTCGAACGTCAGATACCTGGGATACAAACTGTGCTGAAGATAAAACGAGACCGATGCCGGCAGATACGACAGTCGCTCCCAGAGCCCCTGTTGTCCCATAAATGCATGATGACTCCCCGCGTATTGAACCAAAATAGCCACCACTGCCACCACGAAAGATAATAAAAAATACATCCAGTTTCTTTTCAAGCTACCGCAGAACTGTCGCAGAATAGGAGAACGATCTCCCTCCCTGTCGGACATCCACACATCCAGTAATAGATACAAAACCGGAACCACCACGGCAGACGGCTTGGAACACAAGGCAAGGGTCAGCAACACAGCAGTGAGTCCATAAGCCGACTTCAGGTTTTTCTGTTTCGCCCAACAATAACAAGCCAGCGATGCCATGGCAAGAAACGCATACAACACATCTTTGCGCGAAGATATCCATGCAACCGGTTCAACATGCAAGGGGTGCAGGGAAAAAAGCAATGCCACCAGTGCCGCAACCCAAGTCGAAACCTTCAGCAACCGGAGCAAAATATAAAAACCAAGGGTCGCTCCAAGATGCAAAATAACATTCCCCCAATGGTGCACTCCCGGAGAATCCGCGCCACCGCCAAACCAAGACACCTCAAGCATGTAAGAGAGCCAGGTCAATGGATGCCATAGATTCGATGGTGTTGCCGTCATTGCCCACACACCACTTTGAGCGTTCAAACCCGACAACACCGCAGGCTGGGCAGCCACATGCATCGGATCATCATAATTCAAAAAAGCAAAACTACCCACTTGTAAAAAAGGGAGTGCTGCCACAACACCAACCACAATCAAAGCAGCCAGATCCGTCCATGTCCAATGGTTGGATCGAGAAAGGTCGGAAGGTGTTGCCATCAAATCGATGATAAAATTTTTCGCATCAAAATAAAGCAATAAAAAAGGCGCAGCCACCACGGCTACGCCTATAAAAATGATTAATTGCTAATCGGGCACTTAAGCGGCTGACCGTTTACGGCGGAAGCATAAGAAGCCAAATCCAGTCAAAAGCATCGCCACACTAGACGGCTCAGGCACGAGTTGTGTCAGTGGTGTATCTGGGATGGGCTCATCATCCCCAGGTGGATCCCAGCGTGGTGTTCCCACGGTTCCTCCCTTACCATCCACAGTCCAAGAAAACACCAAATCATCCAAGCCATCAGTCTCCGAGACAGGGACACCGCCTTTAAGGGTACCGTCGGCATTGGTCCAATCATCTTCCAAATCAATTCCAGGTTGATCATCAGGTAAAACAAACAAGGCCACCCAATCCGTCACAATCAAATTCGCATCCACTCCATCAACCGAAGGGTTTCCTGTTTTCTTAATAGTGAAAATGATATCATCAGCGCTGCCATCGGAGGGAGAAGCACCCACATCATAATGGATCCATTCAAATTGCTCTCGTGTCCCAAATAATTCGGCATCAGGCATCGCAGCGATATTACCTTCCATTGAATCCGGGTTATAAAACCCGTTCCGGGTCAAGTTTTGTTCTACCGCAATATGACCGTCTTGTCCTGCCGCGGGTAACACTCCATTATCCAAATACAGAACCGATGGAGTTGTATTACGGCGTAAGCCAAAGTAAACCTCTGTTCCTATTGGAAATAGATTATTAGCAACCCGAAACTCCGAAGTATACTCTTGCATTTCATGCTGCATGCTCAATCCAACAAAAAAAGAACTGCCAGCCGCCACATCATTCGTCATATGAAAAGAAGGCTGGGTACTGGTATCCGTTTCTTTGACAAAGTTATTCCAAGGAGACATGGAATCGGTGGCAACCCACCATTCTCCGGCTTGATCCGAAACCCCTAAAAAGGTGGATGTGGCATCCCCTATTCCCGTGGGGTTAATGGTGTTAAAAACTTGAACTTGACCTGCATCAACCCGACTCGTCCCCCCTAGTCCTCCCGTGTAATTTTTGGTCTTCTCCTTGGGAAGTCCCGTTTTTTTATCAATCTTGTATGATCCGTCTTTGTCACGCTCATAGGCAGTGACAGAATAATCATCATCGTGAGTAGAGCCTATACCTACCACATCCCACTTCGCAAAGGAAGCGGCCGGCAAGAAGGCAGCAATCGTTAATATCGTTCTCGTTTTCATCATAAGGGGGTATTTAAGTATGATTTTATTTGGTTCAGACATCATTTGCCTGAGTCTCTTAGACAAGCCCATGCCCTCAAGACCGCGCTACTTTAGCGATCACAATTCAAAAATAAAAGCAATTAATGCGTATTTTTTGAAATAATATGAGCGCTGCGTGGAGTTGAACTAGATTCACACCCGCCCCCTGTAAAGAAAAATATAATCAATAAGCAAATAAACGTGAACCACTCGTTTAATTGAGAGTTATTTATAATCCACGAATACAAAGGGATGCCAAGTGGTCCCGCTCAGACAAAGACGGCCCTTCAACAGGCCATGGGATGGCGAGATCAGGATCATCCCAGCGCAGCACCCGTTCGCTGGATTCGTGTCTCGGCCGACTGACGGCATAGATCAGCTCAGCCTCCTCACTGAGAGTGACAAAGCCGTGGGCAAAGCCTTCCGAAATAAACAAAGCCTGAGGCTCATCAGCGGAAAGCTCAAAACCCTGCCAACGACCGAAAGTAGGTGATTTCTTGCGCAGATCGACGACCACATCCCAGATCCGGCCACGCACCACACGAATGAGCTTCGCTTGGCCGTATGGTTTTTCCTGATAATGCAATCCGCGCAGAACCCCTTGCTTGGAGTGAGACATGTTCCACTGCTGCCAAGACATGCCCAATTCTCCCATACGCTCATGCAATACCGGGTCATCGAGCACCTCGAACCATCCTCGCTCGTCCAGATGGCGAGTGCGGTCAAGCAAGAGCACGCCCTCGAGTCGTGCCTCGGTATGAGTCTGATGGTCGGGGGATGGCATGGACAAGCTATGACGAGGGACACGCAATCAGGTCAAGCGCGGAATCAGCCCCCATCCGCATTGCCCGGTGCATGTTCGGGTAGGTAAATCCCCCCTGACGTCCACAGGATCGTAGATTGGAGAACTGCTCAAGGTACTCCTGAACGAGCTGCAAATTTGATTCAAAACCTTTGGTGAACACCGGGTATCCATAGGGTGATCGTAATAGGTGACACTCAACCACCTCATCAGGCTGGCAGAGTTCCTCTGCCGCGAGATCCTCCAACACCTGCTGATAAAAGCCCTCTTCCCCCGACCACTTGGCATCACCCATTTCGCAGGTTGTTTCCACAATCAACACCGTGTGTCCATCAGGGGTAACACGAAGCCCCGCATTCGCAGGCTCTCCTACCCGGTGAAACACACAATCACGGTAATAAGTGTATAGAGCCTCCATGCAACGACGCTTCTTGACGAGTAATCCATAAATGGCAATCGGCTTGTAGCGAAGCCGTGCCACCGACTGACTCACATCCGCCGGAACACCCGCCCCTATCGCCCGAAGCAAGGTGGGCAAGGGAAGGGTGGACAAACAGTGGCTGCAAGCAAGCTCGTGCCTCACCCCATCGGCATCCAGCCAAGCCACGGCCTCAACCATGTCCTTACGGAGGTGCAGCTCCGAAACCTCTGCCTGCAAATGCAATGTCCCCCCTAATCGCTCGACTTCCCCGGCCAGACATCTGGGCAACGTTTCAGCTCCACTCGCTGAATAATGTAAAGTTTCAAAGCGCAAGGCTCCTTCCACGCTGGGCCGTGAGCGGGACAGACGTAATTTTTGCAGCAGGTTTTTTACCACGTCAACCGCAGACAGGCGCGGCATTTTACTCCGAATAAATTCAGCGGACAGCTCGCGCGGATGGATCTCCCAGTAGCGGTGGGTGAAGTCTTCAAAGAAAAATTCATACAAAGGCACGCCATACAGGGAGATCAGCGCCTCCTCGGCATCCTGATCGTCTCTGGGGCCGATGCGACTCCTCAACTCCGCAAAAAACAAACCAAGCAAACAACGGGCAAGCGTCCATGGTGGAATCCCTCGCAAAATATCCCGACCACGAAGCGGGTAATGGTAATGCGAACCGGCCCACTTGATGCGAGCGTCCAGCGGAACCTCAATCCGCTCGTCCCCCATCGCAGCAGCACAATCGTCAAAGATCTCCTGATCAAAGGCATGCAGCATATGCACGCCAAGGTCATAGTGGTTCCCTGCACGCTGATGTCCTGCTGCCAAGCCCCCGGGGACCGATTCCTTTTCTATCACAGTCACCTGATAGCCACGGCGGAGTAAGGTTAAGGCCGCGTATAAACCACACACCCCGGCCCCCAGGACCACCACCTGCTTTTCATTTACCTTCGTGGTATTCATAACTCTGCCTGTAGATGAGCGAGGCGGTCCCCCAAGTGACCGGATGGCATTTCCACATCCTCCCAATGCAAGGGTTCATCTTTTTGTAAACCCCTGGCCAAGAT
This window encodes:
- the rfbC gene encoding dTDP-4-dehydrorhamnose 3,5-epimerase; the protein is MPSPDHQTHTEARLEGVLLLDRTRHLDERGWFEVLDDPVLHERMGELGMSWQQWNMSHSKQGVLRGLHYQEKPYGQAKLIRVVRGRIWDVVVDLRKKSPTFGRWQGFELSADEPQALFISEGFAHGFVTLSEEAELIYAVSRPRHESSERVLRWDDPDLAIPWPVEGPSLSERDHLASLCIRGL
- a CDS encoding PEP-CTERM sorting domain-containing protein, whose translation is MMKTRTILTIAAFLPAASFAKWDVVGIGSTHDDDYSVTAYERDKDGSYKIDKKTGLPKEKTKNYTGGLGGTSRVDAGQVQVFNTINPTGIGDATSTFLGVSDQAGEWWVATDSMSPWNNFVKETDTSTQPSFHMTNDVAAGSSFFVGLSMQHEMQEYTSEFRVANNLFPIGTEVYFGLRRNTTPSVLYLDNGVLPAAGQDGHIAVEQNLTRNGFYNPDSMEGNIAAMPDAELFGTREQFEWIHYDVGASPSDGSADDIIFTIKKTGNPSVDGVDANLIVTDWVALFVLPDDQPGIDLEDDWTNADGTLKGGVPVSETDGLDDLVFSWTVDGKGGTVGTPRWDPPGDDEPIPDTPLTQLVPEPSSVAMLLTGFGFLCFRRKRSAA
- a CDS encoding FAD-dependent oxidoreductase, encoding MNTTKVNEKQVVVLGAGVCGLYAALTLLRRGYQVTVIEKESVPGGLAAGHQRAGNHYDLGVHMLHAFDQEIFDDCAAAMGDERIEVPLDARIKWAGSHYHYPLRGRDILRGIPPWTLARCLLGLFFAELRSRIGPRDDQDAEEALISLYGVPLYEFFFEDFTHRYWEIHPRELSAEFIRSKMPRLSAVDVVKNLLQKLRLSRSRPSVEGALRFETLHYSASGAETLPRCLAGEVERLGGTLHLQAEVSELHLRKDMVEAVAWLDADGVRHELACSHCLSTLPLPTLLRAIGAGVPADVSQSVARLRYKPIAIYGLLVKKRRCMEALYTYYRDCVFHRVGEPANAGLRVTPDGHTVLIVETTCEMGDAKWSGEEGFYQQVLEDLAAEELCQPDEVVECHLLRSPYGYPVFTKGFESNLQLVQEYLEQFSNLRSCGRQGGFTYPNMHRAMRMGADSALDLIACPSS
- a CDS encoding fused MFS/spermidine synthase produces the protein MISPSRRLITVALFLFFSGFCSLAYQVVWLREFRLVFGGSTLAASAVLAVFMGALGAGSWFLGRKADQTKTPGRFYARLEFLIGLSVLMSPVLLGLGQKLYYMTGGLQSLGTWALVLQMLISIWVMGLPCFLMGGTLPAAIRLVQTDEDEVRQSSAALYGLNIAGAVCGAYVTNFYLLEAWGNTQALLLAAGVNLLLGGVAYWLVALGEGKRKQATAGEEKGSGAETRNAWGLYSLAGLSGFLFFVFEILWFRSSIPLLGGSVYNFGLILVVVLLGMSLGGVVYSQMLNYVRPSYGLLALVSVCFALAMALPYIWGDGFARFCNVLQNGYMGYPFGDRLWVWFVIAGLLVFPASMVAGIQFPLILSLVGRGRQGVGRQLGNVYAFNTAGAVLGSILGGFVLVPGLGISVSWFWAVILALAVALLVVLGSYRMREWKTASLAAVLAGMTVLGLIQGSGLSVYWLQNPIGFGRSAIHPNESLVEIEHEKREMKRDTIYQFDGREMSGSLAVGMDMALLSNGKSDGTALGDAGTQIMLPMLGALLHPGEPKQACVIGVGTGTSVGWLAEVESIESVDVFELEPHLLECARYYASVNHDMVNHPKVNVVIGDARESLMTSKGKRYDLIASEPSNPQRVGVANLYTQDYYRSVSDKLQDDGLFMQWLQAYEIEVESVELILVTLRSVFPHVCAYQTLGGDVVVVCSKQKRKWSLTKMRQKFAQYPFKLGVDYAWGVRSIEGVLAHAIAGSKYVDELASRNDAINTDDQNLLEFRVARTGGSSVLEHPIHEILNEAMKRGMVLDDYDGQLNEERYAYAMATVAMTMERNTGIWKGVDWFDSETAIERHQLLKQLGNRLKQDQGYSFDPVNSVEEIIWARTLVQAKHERSLEYCERFKESMPLDYHALRLVYFWGTSNTSAEDREIKALINSLNHHIWCLRGHVELCLKQLIQRLENPEQMKGQEQALLEKMEKPFNTYLAETYRMRLRWTLAKRLEAEDLLPVILDYEPHFPFSDEAMLRKRVEVYRELNHENLPAAERDLELYKLWQ
- a CDS encoding tetratricopeptide repeat protein, which translates into the protein MATPSDLSRSNHWTWTDLAALIVVGVVAALPFLQVGSFAFLNYDDPMHVAAQPAVLSGLNAQSGVWAMTATPSNLWHPLTWLSYMLEVSWFGGGADSPGVHHWGNVILHLGATLGFYILLRLLKVSTWVAALVALLFSLHPLHVEPVAWISSRKDVLYAFLAMASLACYCWAKQKNLKSAYGLTAVLLTLALCSKPSAVVVPVLYLLLDVWMSDREGDRSPILRQFCGSLKRNWMYFLLSFVVAVVAILVQYAGSHHAFMGQQGLWERLSYLPASVSFYLQHSLYPRYLTFEYAYPEGIRYGVLTVCGVLVLLLVGYGVLTRGGLVRMRYRSGVIGLLWFLVCLAPVLGVFYVGSGFSADRYSYLALAGLAVPVALYLDALQRGLRNMSIAVLSMIVVFFALLSFKQSKVWQDDAALFTHGVKVEPRSGTAHTNLATLYRMQGEDDLALVHYQKALRLHASQHIVCYNMAQIYAGRSEWGEAVHWCRQSIKQYPDYARAHNLLGRLLQKRGGSFSEVLASYERAYQLDPERVRFAMDYARNLARAKRYTEAKEVLLDTLNRDKGSRLEREQITAMLQRLETYR